GTGCTGTTCGGCATCTGGCTGCTGCTGCCGTTCGTCTACCGGCTGTTCGATCCTTCCGCGCGGCGCGGCGGCGCCAGTGCGCTCGTGGTCAGCCTCGTTCTCACGGGCGTTGCGCTCGCGTATGCCGCGTTCAACGATCCACAGGAAATCAACGGCAAGGTTGCGGAGAACGCTTCCGTATCGCTGACGCAGCCGGACTCGCGCCCCGGCGACTGGACGGCCTACGGTCGCACGCAAGCGGGCACGCGCTATTCGCCGCTCACGCAGATCAACCAGGACAACGTGAAGAATCTGCAGGTCGCGTGGACGTTCCAGACGGGCGACAAGAAAGGCCCCAACGATCCCGTCGAAATCACCGACGAAGTGACGCCGCTCAAGGTCGGCGACATGTTGTATCTGTGCTCGCCGCATCAACTGCTATTCGCACTCGACGCAGCAACGGGCAAAGAGAAGTGGCGGTTCGATCCGGGCCTGAAGGCAGACTCGACCTTCCAGCACGTGACCTGCCGCGGCGTGTCGTATCACGAGACAGCGGCGGCCGCCGCCGCGAAAGACGCAGCCGCGCAACGCGCGCTACCCGCGTGTTCGCGCCGCGTGCTCCTGCCCGTCAACAACGGCCATCTGTTCGAACTGGATGCCGCGACGGGTCAGCGTTGCGCCGGCTTCGGCAACAACGGCGACCTCGATCTGCAGCCGCTACAACCGGTGAAAACTTCCGGCGAATACGAACCGACATCGCCGCCCATTGTCACCGACAAGATCATCGTGATGGCGGGATCGGTGACCGACAATTATTCGAACCGCGAACCGTCGGGCGTGATACGCGGTTTCGATGTCGAAACGGGGCGCCTCGTGTGGGCCTTCGATCCCGGCTCCGACACGCCGAACACGATTCCCGACGACCAGCATTCGTTCACGCCGAATTCGCCGAATTCGTGGGCGCCCGCCGCTTATGACGCGAAGCTCGATCTCGTCTATCTGCCGATGGGCGTGAAGACGCCCGACATCTGGGGCGGCGATCGCACGCCGCAGTACGAGCGCTACGCGAGCGGTCTGCTCGCGCTGCATGCGTCGACAGGCAAACTCGCGTGGTTCTATCAGACCGTCCATCACGATCTGTGGGACATGGACCTGCCCGCGCAACCGACCATCGCCGATATCACCGACCGCAACGGCAACGTCGTGCCCGCGATCTACGCGCCCGCGAAGACGGGCAACATCTTCGTGCTGGACCGCCGCACAGGTACGCCGATCGTGCCCGCGCCCGAGCAGCCCGTGCCGCAAGGCGCGGCGAAAGGCGACCACGTATCGCCGACGCAGCCGTACTCGCAACTCACCTTCCGACCCGCGAAGAACCTGACGGGCGCGGACATGTGGGGCGCAACGATGTTCGACCAGCTGGCGTGTCGCGTGATCTTTCACCGGCTGCGCTACGAAGGCCCGTTCACGCCGCCGTCCGAGCAGGGCACGCTGGTGTTCCCCGGCAATCTCGGCATGTTCGAATGGGGCGGTCTCGCGGTCGACACCGATCGTCAGCTAGCTATAGCGAATCCGATTGCGCTGCCGTTCGTATCGAGGCTCGTGGCGCGCGGCCCGCACAATCCCATCGAGCCGCCGGCGAACGACAAAGGCGGCACGGGTACGGAAGCGGGTGTTCAGCCGCAATACGGCGTGCCGTTCGGCGTGACGCTGAATCCGTTTCTGTCGCCCGTCGGCTTGCCTTGCAAGGAGCCCGCGTGGGGTTACGTCGCCGCGCTCGATCTGAAGACGAACCAGGTCGTGTGGAAGAAGCGCATCGGCACCGTGCGCGACAGC
This Paraburkholderia sabiae DNA region includes the following protein-coding sequences:
- a CDS encoding glucose/quinate/shikimate family membrane-bound PQQ-dependent dehydrogenase; the protein is MHRSHRAPSSIARWLSVLFAVLSGLYLLIGGVWLVTIGGSPYYIVAGLVLLAVGWMIHRGNGFALLLYALLLIGTLIWAVFEAGYDFWALAPRTDIFVLFGIWLLLPFVYRLFDPSARRGGASALVVSLVLTGVALAYAAFNDPQEINGKVAENASVSLTQPDSRPGDWTAYGRTQAGTRYSPLTQINQDNVKNLQVAWTFQTGDKKGPNDPVEITDEVTPLKVGDMLYLCSPHQLLFALDAATGKEKWRFDPGLKADSTFQHVTCRGVSYHETAAAAAAKDAAAQRALPACSRRVLLPVNNGHLFELDAATGQRCAGFGNNGDLDLQPLQPVKTSGEYEPTSPPIVTDKIIVMAGSVTDNYSNREPSGVIRGFDVETGRLVWAFDPGSDTPNTIPDDQHSFTPNSPNSWAPAAYDAKLDLVYLPMGVKTPDIWGGDRTPQYERYASGLLALHASTGKLAWFYQTVHHDLWDMDLPAQPTIADITDRNGNVVPAIYAPAKTGNIFVLDRRTGTPIVPAPEQPVPQGAAKGDHVSPTQPYSQLTFRPAKNLTGADMWGATMFDQLACRVIFHRLRYEGPFTPPSEQGTLVFPGNLGMFEWGGLAVDTDRQLAIANPIALPFVSRLVARGPHNPIEPPANDKGGTGTEAGVQPQYGVPFGVTLNPFLSPVGLPCKEPAWGYVAALDLKTNQVVWKKRIGTVRDSAPVPLPFKMGMPMLGGPTTTAGHVFFIGATADNYLRAYSTDTGEELWRARLPAGGQATPMTYEANGKQFVVIAAGGHGSFGTKLGDYVIAYALPNK